The Bosea sp. AS-1 region ACAGCGCTTTGGACCGAGGCCTGCCTGACCTTCCCGGCACTCGATGCGCTCGCAGAAGGCTATGAGGTCTATGTTGTGGCTGACGCGGTTGGCGGTACCTCGGTCGCCGCCCATGAGGCGGCGCTGCGCCGGATCGAGCAGGCCGGCGGCAAGATGATCAGCGTCGTGCAACTCTTCTGCGAATTGCAGCGCGACTGGGCCCGCAAGGACACCGTGCCGGAGTTCATGAATCTGTTCATCGAAACCGGCGGCACTGCCGGCATCCAGTTCTCCTACGACCGCAGCGAATAGTAAAATAAGCCGCTACCCCACCGCTCGGGGTAGCGGTCCAGCAGATCGTGCCGCACTTCGGCAATTTCCTACGGGAGGAACCTGGCTATGAGCGAACTGGTTCTGGTCGTCGCCCTGCGCGCCAAACCCGGCAGGGAGAGCGAATTGCGGCGGGATCTCGCGGCGGTGGTCGAACCGTCGCGCCAGGAAGAAGGCAGCCTGCGCTACGACCTCTTCGTCGATCAGAACGAGCCCGGCCGCTTCGTCTTCGTCGAGCACTGGGCCTCGCGCGAGCAGCGCGACAGGCATCATCACGAGGGGCCGCACATCCAGCATTTCCAGGCCCATGGTGCGGAGAATGTCGAGCAGATGGAATTCGCCTATTTCCTCGACCGCGTCGTCTGACACCCAGAGCGGCTTACTCCTCAAAATTGGCCAACAGCCGAAAAAGGCGCCGACTAGACAGGTCGCACTCTCGGTGACCGTTGCAGTTTGTGCTTCGCGTCGCGAACAGGTTCCCAGCATGATCGAGAATCCGAACCAGCTCCGCTTCCTTCTGCCCATTCTGGCACCCCTCTATAGGGCGCAGGAACCGCTCGCCTATCTGTTCCTGCGCCTCACTTCCGGCCTCATCATGGCCCAGTTCGGCTGGACGAAGCTGTTCAATGGCGGCATGGGGCGCGACATCGAACTCTTTCAGAAACTCGGCCTCGAGCCGGCCGTACCGTTCGCCTATTTTACGAGCGGCCTCGAACTGATCGGCGGCGTTGCCGTCGCTCTGGGGCTATTGACGCGGCCCTTTGCCTTCATGCTCTTCATCGAACTCTTAGTCATCGCCATTATGGTCATGATCCCACGCGGCGCAGGCTATCACCTCACGGTCGTTTGGCTGGGAGCCTATGCTCTCATGGCTGTCCAAGGCGGCGGGCGCCTCTCGCTCGACCGCTGGCTCGGGCGCGAAATGTAAGGTGATGGAGGCCGCCCGTCGCACCGACCTAGGCTCCGTCCGCTCTGCTTGGGAGCTTTTGCTCCCAAGGCGCGCCATTGGTTAAGCGCTGGCCAAGATAGTCGACGAGTGTCCGGACCCTAAGGGACACGTATCGAGTCGATGGATAGACCGCATAGATCGTGTCAGAAAGCGGACGTTCGTCCGGCAAGACGTGGATCAGCGTTCCGGCCCGCAAGGCATCAGCCGCGATGAACAAGGGTAGGATTGCCAACCCGAGACCGGCAATGGCGAAATCTCGCATTACCTCGCCATTGTTTGCAACGATATGGCTGTGCGTCACGATCGAGCGCGGCGGCAAATCCGGAGCTACCGGCGCGAATTGCCAGAGCCGGCCAGCATGAGCATGGGCATAGTCAATGCAGTTGTGAGCCGCAATCTCGGTGATTGCTTGCGGCAGCGGCCTCTCTCGCGCATAGCCGGGACTGCAGCAAATCACGCGGCGGCTCTCGCACAACTTGCGCGCGATGAGAGTAGAATCCGGCAGGCGACCGATCCGGATAGCCAGATCGTAACCGCCCTCGACAAGATCCAGCATGCGGTCGTCGAGGTCGATGGCGAGCCCAAGAGCGGGGTGCAACCGAGCGAAATCTGAAAGCATCGTCCCCAGATGCAATGTAGCAAAGCTCATCGGCACCGTGACGCGCAATTGCCCACTCAAGGGTCCAGGCCGATCTGCCACAGACTCGATCGCTTGATCGATCACCTGTCGCACTCCGCGCATCTGCTCGTAGAAGATGCGCCCCCGCTCGGTGGGAATGATGTGACGGGTAGAGCGTTGCAGCAACGCGACGCCAAGCGTCTCTTCCAGGTCGCTCAAGCGCTTGCTGACGACTGATTTAGATAATCTGAGCTCGGCTGCGGCAGCCGTTACCCCCCCTGCCTCTACGACTTTCAGGAATGTCTGAATATCCTCAAAGCGCCAGCTCATTGTTCCAAGATAACGGCCCGGACGTATCGAGCGAAGCGGCTTCGGTGACATGCCGGGGAAGCCTTCAGAAAACTCATGCTATCGGCGTCGGCGCATAGGCGGCAAAGCGCCAGCCGGCATCCTCCCGCAGCCAGACTGCCAGATAGCGATTGTTCAGCGATTTCGGTGTACCGTTGAGGCTGACATCCGCTTTCATCACGCCCGTTACCAGGGCGACATCGCCACGGACCTTGATGTCCTGATCCTCATGGTCGATGCAGTGATAGTCGAAGAACTTCGCCCGGACCTTCTCGAGATAACTCGCCTTGTCGTCGCGCGCCGCGTTCGAGTGTGTGTAGACGAGTTCCTCGGACAGCAGTTCACCGAGCGCGGCGAGATCGGCTCGACGCATCGCCTCGTAGCGCCGCTCCTCCAGCTGTTCGATCACCTTGATTGCGGCATCGGTCATAAGGGCATCCTTTGCTTTCGCGAAAAGGCCAGGCGCCGTCAGAGCGTCCGCCCGGCATCGATCTTGAGGTGAGCGCCGGTGAGATGCGGAAGCTGGTCGCTCAACGCGAAGGCGACGTAGCGCCCCAGCTCCGCGGCATCGACCACCTCGCCCATCGGCAGGCTCTGCGCCACCTGGTCGAGATAGCCGGGCATCGCTCTGGTCGCGCCGGTCGCGGTCGTGCCCGGCACCAGCGTATTGACTCTGATGCGATGCGGCGCCAGCTCGAGTGCGAGGGCGTGCATCAGCGCGTGCACGCCGCCCTTGCTGGCAACGTAAGGCAACAAGCCGGGGACCGGCCTCAGCGCCGTCGACGACCCGGTTGCGATGATCGAGCCGCCCTGCCCTTGCCGGACCAGCACCCGTGCGGCCTCCATCACAGTCAGGAAGGTTCCGGTGAGATTGACGTCGAGCACCTGCCGCCAATCTTCGAGCGTCAGCTCCACCGCCGACTTTCGTGAACCGATGATGCCGGCATTCGCGACCACGCCATCGATGCGGCCGAAGCGATCCAGCGCAGTATTGAACAGGCGAGCGACAGCCTCGGCATTGCGGATATCCGTGGGCATCGCCAGCGCAGCCCCAGCGGTTGCCTCGATGGCAGCCGCCGCCTCCATCAACCTGTCTGTGTCCAGCCCCGCCATGACGAGGCTTGCGCCCTGCGAGGCGCAGGCCTCCGCCGTTGCTTTGCCAATACCGGATTCCGCTCCGGTCACGACGACGGCTTTGCCGACGAGCAGCATGATCTTCTCCTGCGCGAAAGCTTGGCAGCAGATGAGAGTGTGGACCGACCGGCGCCTTCGCCGGCCGGTGCGACGCGCCCTAAGCCGAGAAGGGTGCGAAATCGCTGTGGTGCTGGATCCAGGGACGCGGCGGCGGCGCCCCCCAACGATTGACGACCTTGATGTTGGTCAGGTCGGGATCGATATCTGCCACCCTGGGCTCGTAGCCAGCATCGTTGACGATGACCTCCATCTCCGAGGAGCATTCGACCATGAAGCCGGACCGGTCGACATAGTAGGTGAAGAGATTGTCGCCGGCGCCGTGGCGGCCCGGTCCCCAGGCGATGACGCGGTCCAGCGCATCGAGAACGTCGCCCAGCCGCATGAAATCGCTGAACTGGGCGAACTCCCAGGCATAGTGATGGATGCCTGGTCGAGGGCCCTTGACGCATCCGACGGTGTGGTGTCGCCCGTCGGCCGCCCGCATCCAGACGAGCTCGCATCCCGTCGTTCGCTCGGACAACTTCAGGCCGATCGCCTCGTGCAACTCGCCGTAGATCCGCCAGGGATCGGGCGAGGTCAGGTTGACGTGGCAGATGCCACGCGGGTGAATGCCCGCTCCGGCATAGCGCCGCGGCTGATCCGCCGGCATCGGCGTATGCACTTCGAAAACCTGCCCGTCGCTGGTGGCGAAGGTGACCGAATGCTCGATGCAGGCCAGCGAAGGCGTACGGGACAGCACGGTCAAGCCGGCTGCCGCCGCGCGCGACGCCGCCGCCTCGACCGCGTCGGCATCGTGGGCTTCCAGCCCGACGGCACGTGCCGCGTTGGCCGGGGCCTGATGCAGCATGAGCTCGGCCCGCCGGCCCGTCGCCGTCAGGATGGCCTTGCCGTCGTGACGATCCACTACGCGCAGGCCGAGCACGTCTTCGGCATCACGAACCGAGGCATCCAGATCCTCGACATTCAAAGCCATGTAGCTCTGGCGAGTGACCAGCGGCGTCATGAGCGTAACTCCCTCGTGCAATCCGTTGTTATGCTTGTTTCGTTCGGCGACGGTCGAACCGCGATCAGGCGGCGTTCGCCTTGGCCACCTCGTCACGGACAGGGTTGCGCAGGATGCCGAGGCCTTCGATCTCGACCTCGCAGACATCGCCGTCCTTCATGAAGAGCTGCGGCTTGCGCGCGAAGCCGACGCCGGCCGGCGTGCCCGTGACGATCAGGTCGCCCGGCTCCAGCGTGATCGCTTCGCTGAGATAGTAGATCAGGTCGGTGAGCGGAAACACGAGATCATTCGTGTTGGCGGACTGAACCACCTTGCCGTTGAGGCGCGTCTCGATCTTCAGCCCCTTGCCACCGGGCGGCAATTCGTCGGCCGTCACGAAATCCGGGCCGAAGGCGCCGGTATCGTCGAAATTCTTGCCGACCGTCCATTGCGGCGACTTGAACTGGTAGTCGCGGATCGAGCCGTCGTTGAAGATCGAATAACCGGCGACATGATCGAGCGCGGCCTCGCGCGAGATATGCCGGCCGCCCTTGCCGATCACCGCCACCAGCTCGCCCTCGAAATCGAGCTGGGGCGAAGCCAGAGGTCGCACGATGGCCTCGCCATGACCGATGAGGCTCGAGGCGAAACGCGGGAACACCGCCGGGTAACTGGGAACGTCCTTGTAGGGACTCTCGGCCGCATGATCGATGTAGTTCAGCCCAACGCAGACCACCTTGGGCGGACGGGCGACCGGCGGGCAAAAACGCAGGCTCGCCTGGTCCAGACGCTTGCCGCGAGGCGCAGCCGCCAACGCTGCCAGTGCCTGCGGTCCGTCCGCGAGAACCTTGCCGAGATCGATGGCGCCGAGATCGAAGAGGTCGGCGCCGTCACGAACGGCCAAGCCCTGCTGCTGACCCGAAACATAACTCACATACCGCATCGTCTTCTCCCTGATTGGATGACGAGACGGTAGCAGTCAATTTCGGAACGTCAATAGATTTTCGAATATCTCAATCAAGATCGACAATCAGCCTTACCCACGCTCTGGGGAAAGAACCCCCTCGGCCGCCAGCAGAATCTGCACGGTGCGATCGAGGTGGCGCCGAATGAGGAAGACCGCAGCGTCAGCGTCGCGGGCAAGCGCCGCCTCCGCGATCTCGCGATGCTCGCCGAGATGGTCGCGCGGCTCGCGCAGATACTGCACCGACAGGCGCCGGTACCGATCGGCCTGATCGTAGAGTTGCTCGCGGAAATGTAGCAGCCAAGGCGATCCACAGGCCGAGACAAGCGTGAGATGGAAGGCGCGGTGGCGCTTCTCCCATTCGGAATCGACCAACCCCTCCGGCCCCAGCTTCGGCTTCTTGCTGAGTTCATGGAGCGCGGCGACGATGCTCGCCTCCCAGGCATCGTCACCCTTCTCGATCGACAATCGGAGGCCCATCGCATCCAATTCCTTGCGCATGAACGTGATGTCCAGCAGATCCGAACGCGACACCGGCGCGACCCGGAAGCCCTTGTGCTCCTCGAGCACGACGAGACCGTCGGATGCCAGCTTCATCAGCGCCTCGCGCAGCGGGCTGAGGCCGATCTCGTAGAGCGCCCGCAGCTCCTCGAAACGCAGGCGCACACCCGGCTTCAATCGGCATTCGAGGATATCGCGCCGCAGCAGCTCGTAGATGCCGGACATGCGCGTACGCCCTTTCGGCTCCTCACTCACCGGACGGGCAAGCTCGCGCTGGGTTGGGCGCACGATGTTCAAAACGGCCTCCACTCTCTCGTCATCTGGGCAACTCGGCTTGTAACACGATCTCCTATGATTTCACATGATATCTTCTATTTTCGAAAATATTTGACATGAGCTGAAAATGTCATAGCCTCGCTCGCAATCAAGGAGCGCCGACAGCGCCCGTTACGAGGGAGAAAGCAGACATGATCCTGAAGGCCTATCGCTCACTGGCTGTGCTTGCTCCGGCAGCACTGCTCTCGCTCCTTTCAACGAGCGCCCTCGCCCAGCCGGCATCGGGCGAGCCGATCAGGATCGGCGCCGTCGTCTCCGCCACCGGCAGCCTTGCTGGGGTCGGCCTTCCTGAACGCGAAGGCATCCTCATGGCGCAGAAGGTCCTGAATGCGCGCGGCGGCGTGAATGGCCGACCGATCGAGATCCTGATCGAGGACGATGCCTCGAGCCCTGACGTCGCCGTCGGCAAGGTCAACGCGCTGGTGCACTCGCAGAAGGTCCAGGCGCTCATCGGAACCTCCGGCATCGCGCAGACGGTCGCGGTCGGCGGCATCACCGCCCCGCTCAAGCTGACGCAGGTCGCCTTCTCGGGCCTCGGCCCCGCCGTGGAACGCGAGCGCACCTGCCTGTTCCACATCACCCCCTCGCAGGAGCTGAACGCCCGCGCGCTGCTCTCCTATGTGCGCGACATGAAGGCGAAGAAGATCGGCGTGCTGCACGATTCCGGCTATGGCCAGGTCGTCTGGAACAGCATGAAGGACCTCGCCGGCGAATACGGCGTAACCTGGTCGCAGGTCGAGAAATTCGAGATCGCTGCCACAGACCTGACCACGCAGGCCGCCAAGGTCCGCGCCAGTTCGCCCGACGCAGTGATCGTGATCTCGACCTCGCCGATGCCGTTCCGTAACGCGCGCCAGGTGCGCATCGCGGCACCGATCGTCTCGGTCCACGGCACTGCGACCTATGACTACGTCAAGGCGATGGGCGATGCGGCCGACAATGTCATCCATGCCGAGTTCCTGATCGCGGAGGATCCGCTGCCGCATCAGCGCGAGTTCGTCGAGTTGTTCCAGAAGGAGCATGGTCGCCTGCCGAAACATTTCGAGGCCGGCGGCTGGGACGCGGTGATGGCGCTCGCCGACGCGATGAAAACGGCAGGCCCCAACGCCTCCAACGAGGTACTCTGCAACGCGATGCGACGGCCATACCAGGGCGTGATGGCCAAGTTCGACTTTTCCGCACCCGACATGGGTGGGCTGACGCTCGCCAGCTTCAATTACTCGAAGCTGGTCAAGGGCAGGTTCACGCGCCTCGACTACTCCGCCGCCGCAAAGTGACCGTGGAGGCGCGGGCGCCTGTCGCCCACCTCCCCTGACGGACTCCGCATTATGTCAGCCAGTCTCATCATGCAGGCGATCCTGTCCGGGATCACCAACGGCTTCGTCTATGCGCTGATTGGCGTCGGGCTGGCCGTGATTTTCAAGGGCACGCAGATCGTCAACGCGATGCAGGGCGAATTCGCCGTGATCGGCGCGATGGTCGCCGTCTTCGCCCTCGAACCGGCCGGCCTGCCCTACGGCCTGGCCGTCCTCCTCGGCATTCTTGCCGGGGCGGTCACCGGCTTCGTCATCGACCGGCTCTTCGTCCAGCCGATGATGCGCCAGAAGGCCGGCGAGGAAAGCTTCCTGCTGCTGACGATCGGGCTCGCGGTCACGCTTTCGGCCGCCGTGCTCTATCTCGCTGGCCGGAACTCCTATCTGCTGCCGAGCTGGGGAGAGGAAGGCGTCGTCGAGATCCTCGACGCCTTCCTGCAGATCCAGGCGCTCTGGCTGATCGCCGCCGCGATCATCGTGGTTGTCGCCCTGCGCCTGTTCTATGGCCGCACGCTGCTCGGCCTATCGATGATGGCCGCCTCCATGGACCCGGACGGAGCAGCCACGAATGGCATCGATGTGCGCTGGATGCGCTCACTAACCTTCGTGCTCGGCGGCATGGTCGGCGCTATCGCCGGCATTCTCGTCGCGCCGCTGGTGGCCGTGAACTATCACCTCGGCATTGCCCTGACGCTGAAGGGCTTCGCCGCCGCCATTCTGGGCGGGCTGACCAATCCGCTCGGCGCGGTGATCGGTGGCGTGACGCTGGGCTTGCTTGAGTCCCTCGCGGTCATCGCCTTCCCGTCCGGCTACAAGGACGTGATCGCGCTGGCGATCATGATCGCCATCATGATCCTGATGCCGAACGGCCTCCTGGGCCGCGTCGGGCGGGTCGGAGGCTAGCCATGCTGAACCGGCTCACCCTCCCGCTCCTGTTCATGCTCGTTCTGGCCTGGGCGCTGGCACCTCTGCTGCTCTCGCGCCATCTGGTTGACCTTCTGGTCTTCGCCGGTCTGTTCACCATCGGAGGGCTCGGTGTCGGGTTGCTCCTCGGCCAGTGCGGCATCGTCAATCTGGCGCAGGCGGTCTTCTACGGCATCGGCGCCTACAGCTCGGCCTATCTCACCACCCAGCTCGGCCTGCCGAGCCTAGCCGGCTTCGTGGCCGGCATGGCGGCGAGTGCCGCGATCGCCATCGCCGTCGGCTGGCCGATCCTGCGCCTGACCGGCTTCTTCCTCGCCTTGGCGACGCTCGCGCTGAGCCTGATCGGTAACGTCCTGTTCTTCGAATGGGACTGGCTGACCGGCGGCACGCTCGGGATCGGCGGCATTCCGAAGCTCAGCCTGTTCGGCTTCGCCTTCGACACGCCCGAACGCGTCTACTATCTCGTCTGGCCGATCGCGTTCCTCGTCCTGGCCCTGGCCGACAATCTGGTGCGCGGCCGGCCGGGCCTCGCCATGCGGGCCATGCGCGACGCTGCCCCGGCTGCCGAAGTGCTCGGCGTCGACATGCACAGTCTCAAGACCGCGATGTTCGTGATCTGCGCGATGCTCGGCTCGCTCGCCGGCTCGCTCTTCGCGCATTACGTCTCCTATATCAGTGTCCAGAGCTTCACCGTCGAACGCTCGATCGCCTTCCTGCTGATCCCGGTCGTCGCCGGCTCGACCTCGATCTGGGGAACGATCCTCGGCGCGCTGTTCGTGACCTTCGTACCGGAGCTCCTGAGTGGCTTCGGTGACATCCATCAGGTTCTGTTCGGGCTCGCCCTGGTGCTGGTCGTGACCCTGCTGCCTGACGGCCTGACCGGAGGGACACAGCGCCTCGCCATGCTGCTGAAGCGGAGGATGGCCTGATGAATGCCGCCCCCGCCCTGAACCTGACCTCTGCAGCCGATGCGGCCGTTCCCGCTACGCTGGAACTATCGGGCATCGCCCACAGCTTCGGCGGCTTCAAGGTGCTGACTGACGTCAACTTCACCGTGCCGGAGGGCCAGATCGTCGGACTTATCGGCCCGAACGGATCAGGCAAGAGCACCTGCTTCAATATCGTCTCGGGCTTCCTGCGTCCCAAGGCCGGCAAGGTCCTGCTCTGCGGTCGCGATATCGCCTCGGACAGCATCCCGGCGCGCACCGGCTACGGGCTGATGCGGACCTTCCAGACGCCCAAGGTGTTCGAACGCATGTCGGTTCTGGAGAACGTCATGGTCGGCCTGCACAAGGACGGCCGCAGCGGCATCCTGACGAGCATGCTGCGCACGCCCGCCGCGCGGCGCGAGCTCCACCGGCTGCGCGAAGCGGCCGAGCAATGCTGCCGCAAATTCGGGTTGGGCGCGCTCCTCGACACCCCGACCGGGCGCCTACCGGCCGGCCAGCGCCGTGTCGTCGAGCTCGCCCGCGCCTATGTCGGCTCGCCCCGGCTGCTGCTGCTCGACGAGCCTTCCTCCGGGCTCAACACCGAGGAGATCGCGCTGCTGCGAGGCTGGATCGCGACGCTCAACCGGGAAGGAATCACGATCCTGCTGGTCAGCCACGATATGGGGCTGATGACGATCGCGGACACCGTGCACGCTCTCTACTTCGGCGAGATCATCGCGTCGGGGCCCATGTCGGCGATCCAGGCGCATCCGCGCGTGCGTGAAGCCTATCTGGGGAGCTGAGCGATGCTGGAGATCCAATCGCTGCGCGCCGGCTACGGTGCCCTCCCCGTACTGCACGACATCAACCTGTCGATCGGCCGCAACGAAGCGGTCGCGATCGTCGGGCCGAATGGGGCAGGCAAGACGACGCTGGTACGAACACTATGCGGCCTTGTGAGCCCGATGGCCGGCCGCATCGTCAAGGATGGCGCCGATCTCGGCACTTTGCCGGCACATAAGCGCCCCGAGCATGGGATCGCCGTCGTCCTCGAAAACCGGAACCTGTTCGTCGAGTTGTCGGTCGGAGACAATCTGCGCCTCGCCGAAAATGCCGGCCGAAAGGCAGCCGGCGATCGCAGCCGGTTCAGCCTCGAGGCGGTGCTGGAACTCTTTCCCATCGTGAAGGAGCGCTACTGCGCCTCTGTCGGGCTGCTCTCGGGCGGCCAGCAGCAGATGGTTGCGATCGCCCGGGCTCTGCTGCTGCAGCCGGACCTGCTGATCCTCGACGAGCTGACGACCGGCCTCGCCCCCAAGATCGTCAAGGAGATCCTTGGCGTCCTGAACGGCCTGCGGACGCAGGGCATGGCGATCCTGCTGGTCGAGCAGAGCATCACGATCGCCGCCGAGATGACCGACCGCGCCTACGTGCTCTCGGTCGGCAAGGTCGTCCAGGAGATCGGGCACGGCGAATGGCCATCGGTGCTCGCCGATGACCGCCTGATCAAGGCGTATCTGCACGGCTGAGAACGTCACGCCGCCTGGCGGCAACGAGGACAAGGGAACACTCATATGGAACTGGGTCTTTCGGGGCGTACCGCCTTGATCGGCGGAGCCAGCAAGGGCATCGGCAAGGGCATCGCGCGAGCACTCGCGCGGGAAGGCGTCAACGTCGCGCTGCTCGCCCGTGGACAGGAGGCGCTGGAGGAGGCCGCCCGCGAGATCCGCGCAGAATCGCCAGTCTCCGTCGTCACGCTCTCGGCCGACATCACGCAGGCGGATTCGGTCGCCGCTGCCGCATGCACGCTCGCGGCCCAGCCCGGCTTTTCGACCCTCAATATTCTGATCAACAATGCCGGCGCACCAGTCACCCGAAACGACCGGCAGATATTCTGGGACGACGACGAATGGCGCGCGCTAACCGAGGTCAAGACGCTCGGCGCGCTGCGTCTCATCCGCGAATTCCTGCCGATGATGGCGCGCGACGGCACCGGACGCGTCATCAACATCACCGGCTCGTCTGGCGTTGCGGTCTGGCGGCCGGCCGTAATGCACGGGCTCAACAACGCGGCGCTGATCCATACCACCGGCTATCTGGCGCAGGATCTCTGGAGCGAACAGATCACCGTGAACGCGATCGTTCCGGGGCTCGTCGGCACAGAATTTCGCGAAGAATGGGCGGACGGGCTGGCTGCGCAGCAGGGCAAGAGCCGCGCCGAATTCCTCGCCGATTTCTGCCGCGAGCGCGGCATCTTCATGGAGCGTTGGGCGGAGGTCGAGGAGATCGCGGACCTCGCCCTTTTCATCGCCTCGGACCGCGCCCGCTACATCAACGGCGCCAAACTGAACATCGATGGCGGCTTCAGCGTCAACGCCCGCTGAGGCCGCAGAGGCTTTTCAAACCGCATCGTCAGCCGTCACTTTAGGAGAAGCAAGATGAGCCACCTCATTCGTCAAATGGGCTTCGTCGCATTCGCCACACCCGACCCCGACGGTTCGGCGCAGGACCTGATCGATCTCGTCGGCCTCAAGATCACCGGGCGGCGCGATGATACCGTGTTCCTCTCTTCCAACGAACGGCGCTGGGAAGTCGCGCTGACGCGCGGCGGCGGCCGCGCCGCGCTGGCTATCGGGCTCGAAGCGATCGATGCCGACGCTGTCGCCGAAGTCGAACGTCGCGCCCGCTCCGAGGGTCTGGAGATCCTGGACGACCGCCCGCTGCATGACGGCATCGAGCGCGCCGTGCGCTTCGCGACGCCATGGGGCCCGGTCTTCGAGGTGCATACGCCGGTCGCCCGCGATCAATCGCAGCGCCATCTCGGCGCCGGCGCACGGGCCAAGCGCATCGAACACGTCAACCTCAAGGTTCCCGACCGGCTCGCCTTCAGCGACCTGCTCGTCAAGCTGCTCGGCATGCAACTCTCCGACCGCACGGGCGGCGACGAGTTCCGCTGGTTCCGTGCCGCGGACGGCTATCATCACACCGTCGCGCTCTGCCCGGGCGATGGCGACCTGCATCACTACGCCTTCGACTTCCATGCACTCGAGGACCTCGCCGGCATTGCTGATGGCCTTGTGCTGAAGAACCGCTCTCTACTCTGGGGACCCGGGCGCCACGGCGCCGGCGGCAATGTCTTCCAGTACTATGTCGATCCCGATGGCTGCGTCGTCGAGATGTCGGTCGGCATGGACCGGATCGACAATGACCTGCTCTACGAACCGCGCAGCTGGACGATCTCGCCGTCGCTGGCCGATCGCTGGATCAACCTGTGGGGCTCTCCACCGCCGTCCAACTTCATCGCCCCCTCGCTCGCCTTCGCGAAGCACCCCGCCAAGGCAGCATGAGGGAGATGAGATCATGGCCACGATGAAAGCCTTGCAGTTCGATAGCTATGGACCGCCCTCTGCCCTGTCGCTGCGGGATGTCGACAGGCCCGTCCCGGCGCCGGGCGAGGCGCTGGTCGAGCTGCGCGCCTCTGCGATCAATCCCAGCGACGTCAAGAACGTCGCCGGCTGGTTCAAGGCCTCGCTGCCGCGCGTGCCGGGACGCGACTATGCGGGCGTCGTCGTCGCCGGCGATGGCTGGGTCGGCAAGGAGGTCTGGGGAAGTGGCGCCGGGCTGGGCGTGACCCGCGACGGCAGCCATGCCCAGTACCTGGTCGTCGCGCTCGATGCCCTGTCCGAAAAGCCCAAAGGCCTGTCGATGGAGCAGGCTGCGGCGATCGGCGTTCCCTATCTCGCGGCCTGGTCGGGGCTGGTCGATGGCGCGGGGATTCGGGCCGGAGAAACCCTCGCCATCACTGGTGCGGCTGGTGCGGTCGGCCGCGCCGCGACCCAGATCGCACATTGGAAGGGCGCCCGGGTGATCGGCGCCGACATCGTGAAGGAAGTTCCAGGCACGGACGCCTATATCGACCTGCGCAAGAAGAAGGATCTCACCGCCGAGGTGCGAGCACTGACCGGTGGCAAGGGCGCCGACATCGTCTTCGACACCGTCGGCGGCGCGCTGTTCGAGCCCTGCCTGGCAGCGCTCGGCATCGGCGGCCGGCAGATCGCCATCGCCAGCGGCGGGCAACGGCGGGTGACTTTCGACCTCGTCGATTTCTACCACGATCTGCACCATCTGATCGGCGTCGACACCATGAAGCTGAGCGGCCCCCAGATCGCCGCGATCATGGACCAGCTCAGGAGCGGGTTCGACGCTGGGCACCTGCAAGCGCCGCCGGTTCAAGGCTGGCCTATCGGTGCCGCGACTGAGGCCTATGGCGAGGTCGGCAAGGGCGGGTCATCGACCAAGCACGTCCTGCTCCCTGCGCAGGCTTGACAGGCCGCGCCAACGCTCTCCGGCGAGGTCCACCGGATGGCTGACGCAAAGGGCATCATCCTCATTCACGGCTCCTGGCGTGGCGGCTGGTGCTGGTCCGAGGTCGCGGAGATATTGCGCGCAGGGTCTCGCGGTGGTGACGCGCTCGCGGCTCGGCTGTTCAGATCGTACCGGCACCCTGCGGCCGGATCTGACCGTGGAACGGATGGTCGATGAGGAGGCGGTCTGAGCGGTTTTCCCGTCG contains the following coding sequences:
- a CDS encoding putative quinol monooxygenase, which encodes MSELVLVVALRAKPGRESELRRDLAAVVEPSRQEEGSLRYDLFVDQNEPGRFVFVEHWASREQRDRHHHEGPHIQHFQAHGAENVEQMEFAYFLDRVV
- a CDS encoding DoxX family protein, encoding MSSRWNSPISSTASSDTQSGLLLKIGQQPKKAPTRQVALSVTVAVCASRREQVPSMIENPNQLRFLLPILAPLYRAQEPLAYLFLRLTSGLIMAQFGWTKLFNGGMGRDIELFQKLGLEPAVPFAYFTSGLELIGGVAVALGLLTRPFAFMLFIELLVIAIMVMIPRGAGYHLTVVWLGAYALMAVQGGGRLSLDRWLGREM
- a CDS encoding LysR family transcriptional regulator, with translation MSPKPLRSIRPGRYLGTMSWRFEDIQTFLKVVEAGGVTAAAAELRLSKSVVSKRLSDLEETLGVALLQRSTRHIIPTERGRIFYEQMRGVRQVIDQAIESVADRPGPLSGQLRVTVPMSFATLHLGTMLSDFARLHPALGLAIDLDDRMLDLVEGGYDLAIRIGRLPDSTLIARKLCESRRVICCSPGYARERPLPQAITEIAAHNCIDYAHAHAGRLWQFAPVAPDLPPRSIVTHSHIVANNGEVMRDFAIAGLGLAILPLFIAADALRAGTLIHVLPDERPLSDTIYAVYPSTRYVSLRVRTLVDYLGQRLTNGAPWEQKLPSRADGA
- a CDS encoding nuclear transport factor 2 family protein; translated protein: MTDAAIKVIEQLEERRYEAMRRADLAALGELLSEELVYTHSNAARDDKASYLEKVRAKFFDYHCIDHEDQDIKVRGDVALVTGVMKADVSLNGTPKSLNNRYLAVWLREDAGWRFAAYAPTPIA
- a CDS encoding SDR family NAD(P)-dependent oxidoreductase, with product MLLVGKAVVVTGAESGIGKATAEACASQGASLVMAGLDTDRLMEAAAAIEATAGAALAMPTDIRNAEAVARLFNTALDRFGRIDGVVANAGIIGSRKSAVELTLEDWRQVLDVNLTGTFLTVMEAARVLVRQGQGGSIIATGSSTALRPVPGLLPYVASKGGVHALMHALALELAPHRIRVNTLVPGTTATGATRAMPGYLDQVAQSLPMGEVVDAAELGRYVAFALSDQLPHLTGAHLKIDAGRTL
- a CDS encoding VOC family protein; translated protein: MTPLVTRQSYMALNVEDLDASVRDAEDVLGLRVVDRHDGKAILTATGRRAELMLHQAPANAARAVGLEAHDADAVEAAASRAAAAGLTVLSRTPSLACIEHSVTFATSDGQVFEVHTPMPADQPRRYAGAGIHPRGICHVNLTSPDPWRIYGELHEAIGLKLSERTTGCELVWMRAADGRHHTVGCVKGPRPGIHHYAWEFAQFSDFMRLGDVLDALDRVIAWGPGRHGAGDNLFTYYVDRSGFMVECSSEMEVIVNDAGYEPRVADIDPDLTNIKVVNRWGAPPPRPWIQHHSDFAPFSA
- a CDS encoding fumarylacetoacetate hydrolase family protein, translating into MRYVSYVSGQQQGLAVRDGADLFDLGAIDLGKVLADGPQALAALAAAPRGKRLDQASLRFCPPVARPPKVVCVGLNYIDHAAESPYKDVPSYPAVFPRFASSLIGHGEAIVRPLASPQLDFEGELVAVIGKGGRHISREAALDHVAGYSIFNDGSIRDYQFKSPQWTVGKNFDDTGAFGPDFVTADELPPGGKGLKIETRLNGKVVQSANTNDLVFPLTDLIYYLSEAITLEPGDLIVTGTPAGVGFARKPQLFMKDGDVCEVEIEGLGILRNPVRDEVAKANAA